A portion of the Saccharospirillaceae bacterium genome contains these proteins:
- a CDS encoding PepSY domain-containing protein — protein MKTFFSAPMIRNNLNAHRLFGVATAALLYLVCLSGTITVFFEELDRWEQSDVQEYHEFSPELASAAIQEYQQRLQRTPESIYIVLPTRDFPRTHITDGADEWYLNQDGRFAQQPNVPWTEMIKTLHTNLHLPHLLGMTIVGFSGVFIVALIFSGVVAHPTIFRDAFLLRKNKSYRQQQTDWHNRLSVWLLPFHLMIAITGAFIGLSSVIIGATATAYYDGDQQAAIEAVYGSDPEVTSSSSDVDYVAAFANLKQQVPEAEPIYLVIHQAGQPQQLLEIAARLPGRFTYSEMYRFDADGQLINNQGLASGPAGRQLAYSTYRIHFGHFAGLPVKILYGVMGLSLTLVCVFGINIWFARRGERGAIAAAWQGWIWGIPAMILVCYPLSLLEAPLVLCFWSGLAVIMLVSVIRNTKIATTV, from the coding sequence ATGAAAACGTTTTTTTCTGCGCCGATGATACGCAATAACCTGAATGCGCATCGGTTGTTTGGAGTCGCAACGGCGGCATTGCTGTATCTGGTATGTTTGTCGGGAACAATCACGGTCTTTTTCGAAGAACTGGACCGCTGGGAGCAGAGCGATGTTCAGGAGTATCATGAATTTTCTCCGGAGCTTGCGTCTGCCGCCATACAGGAATATCAGCAACGTCTGCAACGCACTCCCGAGTCCATTTATATTGTTTTACCCACCAGAGATTTTCCTCGTACTCACATCACCGATGGTGCTGACGAGTGGTACCTCAATCAGGACGGTCGTTTTGCTCAACAACCGAATGTTCCCTGGACAGAGATGATCAAAACACTGCATACCAATCTGCACCTTCCTCATCTGCTTGGTATGACAATTGTCGGCTTTTCAGGTGTGTTTATTGTTGCACTGATCTTTTCGGGCGTTGTCGCTCACCCAACCATTTTCCGAGACGCGTTTCTGCTGCGTAAAAACAAGTCATACCGGCAGCAACAAACGGATTGGCATAATCGGTTATCCGTTTGGTTACTGCCCTTTCACCTGATGATTGCTATTACCGGCGCCTTTATTGGCCTCAGCTCTGTCATTATTGGCGCTACCGCCACCGCCTATTACGACGGTGACCAACAAGCAGCGATCGAAGCAGTATACGGCAGTGATCCGGAAGTCACGTCAAGTAGCAGCGACGTGGATTACGTCGCAGCCTTTGCCAACCTGAAACAACAGGTACCCGAAGCAGAACCAATTTATCTGGTCATTCATCAAGCAGGGCAACCACAACAACTTTTAGAGATTGCTGCGCGCTTGCCTGGCCGCTTTACCTACTCAGAGATGTACCGCTTCGATGCCGACGGACAGCTGATCAATAATCAAGGACTCGCCAGTGGACCTGCCGGGCGTCAGTTGGCCTACTCGACTTATCGTATTCACTTTGGGCACTTTGCTGGTTTACCCGTGAAGATTCTATACGGCGTTATGGGTCTGAGCCTCACTCTGGTGTGTGTCTTTGGTATCAACATCTGGTTTGCACGCCGAGGTGAGCGTGGTGCAATAGCAGCGGCATGGCAAGGCTGGATCTGGGGCATACCCGCCATGATCCTTGTGTGTTATCCCCTGTCTCTGTTGGAAGCGCCTCTGGTTCTGTGTTTTTGGTCTGGCCTGGCAGTGATTATGCTGGTTAGTGTGATCAGGAATACAAAAATCGCGACAACCGTCTAA
- a CDS encoding TonB-dependent receptor, giving the protein MKRMTLCALALGVIAANAAHAETTDSPRNNPSAGDDVLLNQVIVVGDNFEGRTASVGRMDAEISETPYSVSVITEDFFTATGVKTLQDALQYSAGVNGASFGIDTRTDSSTIRGVAPILYLDGMRKSVGSFNNTRQNPFTLERIEVLKGPASVGYGQSGTGGIVNMVSKRPQSDFGGEVWAQLGTFDRKQLAVDVTGSIDDDGEWLYRVVALGRDAESQTDMVDDDSTIFMPSLTWNPSAQTSLTFMVNRQEDKTGSSTQFLPHTGTILPNPNGRIDQTVFLSEPEFDRFDTEQTAYTMSFDHIFNEVFSLSANYRDSQSESEYRTMYPLLFPAQFQPLIYPGSQVVGFSNDGRTLNRSALASDRSADAKTLDIRLNADFRTGAVEHRVVFGLDAQDITTDNDSADLNNTTTLYRTAFIPALIQAGGNPLDPFNSPVAAQQAGVIALQQALLPLTIDVYNPQYGKLSADASNALKALKPVNGPSSTLKQQGIYLMDQIRYKDLIVSTGVRHDSVKNSTQGGDSDKDSETTYQLGALYQLSNGVSPYVSYAESFEAIPGTDTVTNKRYKPAYGEQTEVGVKYQPEGTKLLVTAAYYQIEEQNRLVTNPANPLGQVQAESEINGYELEAQGSLGQFDFIASYTNLDATRKPKAGGSKTKLEAVPEEQASAWVTYRLANELAGLRIGLGSRYVGKTYDGTDNPKLETEAYTLFDAMIGYEMKNWFLSLNGRNITDKRHLNSCLSRGDCFAGEERTVSADVRYKF; this is encoded by the coding sequence ATGAAAAGAATGACGCTTTGTGCTTTAGCATTAGGTGTTATTGCCGCGAATGCTGCACACGCAGAAACAACGGATAGTCCGCGCAATAACCCGTCTGCCGGAGATGACGTTTTATTGAATCAGGTTATCGTTGTGGGTGATAACTTCGAAGGTCGTACTGCAAGTGTCGGCCGAATGGATGCTGAGATCTCTGAAACTCCGTACTCAGTTTCTGTTATTACAGAAGACTTTTTCACCGCAACCGGTGTAAAAACGCTTCAGGATGCGCTGCAATACTCCGCTGGTGTAAACGGTGCATCATTTGGTATCGATACTCGTACAGATTCCTCTACCATTCGCGGTGTTGCACCAATTTTGTATCTCGATGGTATGCGTAAATCTGTTGGTAGCTTCAACAACACCCGACAGAATCCATTCACACTGGAGCGTATTGAAGTTCTGAAAGGCCCGGCATCCGTTGGTTACGGACAATCAGGCACCGGCGGGATTGTTAATATGGTGAGCAAGCGCCCCCAGTCCGACTTTGGCGGCGAAGTTTGGGCGCAGTTAGGTACCTTTGATCGCAAACAGCTGGCTGTGGATGTCACCGGTTCAATCGATGATGATGGTGAATGGTTATACCGTGTTGTTGCTTTGGGTCGTGATGCTGAGTCGCAGACAGATATGGTGGACGACGACAGCACCATCTTTATGCCATCTCTGACCTGGAATCCATCTGCTCAGACTTCTTTGACATTTATGGTCAATCGTCAGGAAGACAAAACCGGTTCCTCTACTCAGTTTCTGCCTCATACGGGCACTATCCTGCCGAACCCCAACGGACGCATTGATCAAACCGTGTTTCTGAGTGAACCTGAGTTTGACCGTTTTGATACTGAGCAGACGGCTTACACGATGAGCTTCGATCACATCTTCAACGAAGTGTTCTCCTTATCTGCTAACTACCGCGACTCGCAAAGCGAAAGCGAGTACCGGACAATGTATCCTCTGCTGTTCCCTGCGCAGTTCCAGCCGCTTATCTATCCCGGGAGCCAAGTTGTTGGTTTCTCTAACGATGGCCGCACTTTGAACCGTTCTGCTCTGGCAAGTGATCGCTCTGCTGACGCCAAGACTCTGGACATTCGTTTGAACGCTGACTTCCGTACAGGTGCTGTTGAGCATCGGGTGGTATTCGGTTTGGATGCGCAGGACATCACAACCGATAACGATTCTGCAGATCTGAATAACACGACGACTCTGTATCGAACTGCATTTATACCTGCTCTTATTCAAGCTGGCGGTAACCCTCTTGATCCGTTTAATAGCCCGGTTGCGGCGCAGCAAGCCGGTGTTATTGCCTTGCAACAAGCATTGCTACCACTGACGATTGACGTTTATAACCCGCAATATGGCAAGTTATCTGCCGATGCGAGCAACGCGCTGAAAGCTCTGAAACCTGTCAACGGACCATCATCGACTCTGAAGCAACAAGGCATCTACCTGATGGATCAGATTCGTTATAAGGACCTGATCGTATCGACTGGCGTGCGCCACGATAGCGTTAAGAACAGTACCCAGGGTGGCGATTCAGATAAGGACAGCGAGACAACTTATCAGCTCGGTGCTTTGTATCAGCTGAGCAATGGTGTATCGCCATACGTGAGTTACGCTGAATCGTTTGAAGCAATTCCTGGTACCGATACAGTCACGAATAAGCGTTACAAGCCTGCATACGGTGAGCAAACTGAGGTTGGTGTTAAATATCAGCCAGAGGGTACTAAGTTATTAGTGACCGCGGCTTACTATCAGATTGAAGAACAGAATCGTCTGGTCACCAATCCTGCTAATCCATTGGGTCAGGTTCAGGCTGAATCTGAAATTAATGGTTATGAATTAGAAGCGCAGGGCAGTCTGGGTCAGTTTGACTTTATTGCCAGCTACACAAATCTCGATGCAACCCGTAAGCCTAAAGCAGGTGGCTCTAAGACCAAGCTAGAAGCGGTTCCGGAAGAACAGGCATCGGCGTGGGTGACCTATCGTTTAGCCAATGAACTTGCGGGCCTTCGTATTGGTTTAGGATCGCGTTATGTGGGTAAAACCTATGACGGTACTGACAACCCTAAGCTGGAAACGGAAGCTTATACTTTGTTTGATGCCATGATCGGGTATGAAATGAAGAACTGGTTCCTCAGCTTGAACGGTCGCAACATTACTGACAAGCGTCACCTAAACTCATGTCTATCCCGTGGCGATTGTTTTGCCGGTGAGGAGCGCACTGTATCTGCTGATGTACGTTATAAGTTCTGA
- a CDS encoding TonB-dependent receptor: protein MKISPLALSIAAASLCVNQTNAAGINSSADEAQLTNVTVSSQAQIGRAVSASMGTVIAEQIEQRPISRAGEVLETVPGLIVTQHSGEGKANQYFLRGFNLDHGTDFATFIDGMPVNMRTHGHGQGYTDINFIIPEMIESLDYKKGPYYASEGDFANAGAVRLHSRQDLDHNLIKLGVGEYGYQRLLVAGGNELENGNNLLAAFDASQYDGPWKVAQNQEKYSALLKYTFGDSVNGGAVTAMAYQNDWTATDQLPQRFVDNGGDRFDSLDKDSGGKTHRRSLSYQGWNDFSGRELKTNAYLIDYGLQLFANHTYAIDQDNGDEFRQHDERKILGGSALLDLYNGDQSQWQAGFDVRHDRISDVGLSGTQNRVIYERRVRHRAEETGLGLFVQNNYQWNDALRTQIGARFDYLSAIVDNRLTGNSSGESDTRVSPKFNLIYQLAENTHVFANYGQGFHSNDARGFAEKDATPMVQSEGADLGLQTQLNNDLQLAVSLWWLTLDSELIFVGDDGTTEASDKSERRGLEASVFWQANNWLIIDSDLAFSRARLKPEGEKEQYIPGAVEQVFSLGMTIDGLGPWDAGLRLRHFGKFALNEDNSKKADAVTLLNAQANYQVNRALELGLELINITDEEGNDITYLYESRLPGETVPAGAEGIEDVHFHPVEPRMVRANLTYKF, encoded by the coding sequence ATGAAAATTTCACCGTTGGCGTTGTCCATTGCGGCCGCTTCCCTGTGTGTTAATCAGACAAATGCAGCCGGTATTAATTCATCCGCAGACGAAGCACAGCTAACCAATGTGACGGTATCCAGTCAGGCGCAGATTGGTCGTGCTGTATCGGCCTCGATGGGGACCGTCATCGCTGAGCAAATTGAACAACGTCCGATCAGTCGTGCCGGTGAAGTACTGGAAACCGTTCCTGGATTAATTGTTACCCAACACAGTGGTGAAGGAAAAGCCAACCAGTATTTCTTGCGCGGTTTTAACCTCGATCACGGTACTGACTTTGCCACTTTTATAGACGGTATGCCGGTTAACATGCGAACTCATGGCCATGGCCAGGGGTATACCGATATTAATTTTATTATTCCGGAAATGATTGAATCTCTGGATTATAAAAAAGGTCCTTACTACGCCAGCGAAGGCGACTTTGCCAATGCCGGGGCCGTACGTTTACACAGCCGTCAAGATTTGGATCACAACCTGATAAAACTGGGTGTTGGAGAATACGGCTACCAACGCTTACTGGTTGCCGGTGGTAATGAGCTGGAAAACGGTAACAATCTACTGGCCGCATTTGATGCCAGCCAGTACGACGGCCCATGGAAAGTCGCGCAGAATCAGGAAAAATATTCAGCGTTATTAAAATACACCTTCGGTGACAGCGTTAATGGTGGGGCGGTGACGGCTATGGCTTACCAGAACGACTGGACGGCGACCGATCAGCTACCTCAACGTTTTGTTGATAACGGCGGCGATCGTTTTGATTCGCTGGATAAAGATTCGGGCGGTAAAACTCACCGCCGCAGCCTGAGTTATCAGGGCTGGAACGATTTCTCCGGACGTGAATTAAAAACCAACGCCTATCTGATTGATTACGGACTGCAGCTGTTTGCCAACCACACTTACGCCATCGACCAGGACAACGGTGACGAATTCCGTCAACACGACGAACGTAAGATACTGGGTGGCTCCGCGTTACTGGATTTATACAACGGTGATCAGAGCCAATGGCAGGCAGGATTTGATGTGCGTCATGACCGCATTTCCGACGTGGGCCTGTCAGGTACCCAAAACCGTGTAATTTATGAGCGTCGTGTCCGTCACCGTGCGGAAGAGACCGGCCTGGGTCTATTCGTACAAAATAATTACCAGTGGAATGACGCATTACGTACTCAGATTGGTGCACGTTTTGACTACTTGTCGGCCATTGTTGATAACCGTTTAACAGGTAACAGCAGCGGTGAAAGTGATACCCGCGTCAGTCCGAAATTCAATTTAATCTATCAGCTGGCCGAGAACACCCATGTGTTTGCCAACTATGGTCAGGGCTTCCACTCGAACGATGCCCGTGGCTTTGCCGAAAAAGACGCAACACCGATGGTACAGAGTGAGGGCGCAGACTTAGGTTTGCAGACTCAGCTTAATAATGATCTGCAGCTGGCTGTGTCTCTGTGGTGGTTAACACTGGATTCTGAACTGATCTTTGTCGGTGACGATGGAACCACGGAAGCATCGGATAAATCGGAACGCCGTGGCCTGGAAGCCAGTGTGTTCTGGCAGGCTAATAACTGGCTGATTATCGATTCGGACTTAGCCTTCAGCCGCGCTCGCCTTAAGCCTGAAGGTGAAAAAGAACAGTACATTCCGGGGGCGGTCGAGCAGGTATTCAGCCTGGGCATGACCATTGACGGCCTTGGGCCATGGGATGCGGGTCTGCGCCTGCGTCATTTCGGGAAATTTGCCCTGAACGAAGACAACAGCAAAAAAGCCGACGCCGTAACCTTGCTGAATGCCCAGGCGAACTACCAGGTTAACCGGGCGCTGGAGCTGGGTCTGGAGCTGATTAATATCACGGATGAAGAAGGTAACGACATTACCTATCTGTATGAATCCCGTCTGCCGGGCGAAACCGTACCAGCGGGTGCAGAGGGTATCGAAGACGTGCATTTCCATCCGGTTGAACCACGTATGGTGCGCGCAAACCTGACGTATAAGTTCTGA
- a CDS encoding DUF2149 domain-containing protein gives MNDRWRSSSFDAQDDEPLGPLANLVDIMLVFACGLIAALVAVSPELKKHFKLEDTVRLERSQELIDIPESLRQQLENGEGSGYQSMGQVYRDPQTGKLILISK, from the coding sequence ATGAATGATCGCTGGCGCTCTTCCTCATTTGATGCTCAGGACGATGAGCCGCTCGGGCCATTAGCCAACCTGGTCGATATCATGCTGGTATTTGCCTGCGGCTTAATTGCAGCGCTGGTAGCCGTCAGCCCGGAATTAAAAAAACATTTTAAATTAGAAGACACTGTTAGATTAGAACGCAGTCAGGAATTAATTGATATTCCGGAATCACTGCGACAGCAATTAGAAAACGGTGAAGGTAGCGGTTATCAGTCGATGGGGCAGGTATATCGTGATCCTCAAACCGGTAAGCTGATTTTAATCAGCAAATAA
- a CDS encoding MotA/TolQ/ExbB proton channel family protein, translating into MFSSVSLNLMHQLTSVLLEPVVWALLFFILLALYESGLALGERFGGIRRLVRNGDQALLIQVGKRRIERADFITRIAPMLGLMGTLIPLGPGLAALGDGELTILTTAMTVAFDTTVIGLLAGIVGFVLGRVRRRWYDRAVQELEDNQTDAGAGS; encoded by the coding sequence GTGTTTTCCTCTGTGTCTCTCAACCTGATGCATCAACTGACCAGTGTGTTGCTGGAACCTGTGGTATGGGCGCTGCTGTTTTTTATTTTGCTGGCGTTATACGAATCTGGCCTGGCCCTTGGCGAGCGTTTTGGCGGTATTCGTCGTTTAGTCAGAAACGGTGATCAGGCGCTGTTAATTCAGGTCGGTAAACGTCGTATAGAACGAGCTGATTTTATTACTCGCATTGCGCCCATGCTTGGTCTGATGGGCACACTCATTCCACTGGGACCGGGTCTGGCGGCATTGGGTGATGGCGAATTAACCATTCTGACCACGGCCATGACAGTTGCCTTCGACACTACGGTGATCGGGCTGTTGGCCGGTATCGTGGGATTTGTGCTTGGGCGAGTGCGTCGGCGCTGGTATGACCGCGCGGTACAGGAATTGGAGGATAACCAAACAGACGCCGGAGCCGGATCATGA
- a CDS encoding alkaline phosphatase, with translation MKTLAKLSAAVVAASLMVACGSDSNSESDADKAPLVNNGKVKNLILMIGDGMGPQQVGLLEEYARRSPANAANINKVTGLQKLAEGGALGLSMTAPMGANPGLIVDSACSATQLATGKGSISEAVGLDDQGNKVETILEKAMKMGKATGLITDTRLTHATPAGFASHRPHRSMENEIAEDLLDAGVDVLLGGGSRHWAPNVDDFGALAAELNAPTHVIKKSKRSADDDRNLFNEAKSAGYALAFDKTQMASVKQGKLLGLFDDSAMNDGIEYTACKNTTAPEAGSKCADEPSLVEMTKKALDILSQDPDGFFLMIEGGQIDWAGHINDTGWLLHEMLKFDEAVQAVHEWVAERDDTLVVVTADHETGGFGFAYHKHEIPEAKTLAGDGMVNADGSDRAYKPQYNFGALATLDKIYAQERSFYDILSSVNGDWDFSNTTAAAWVEEVNKSMHADFHISNESGERIAARYDVPAEDVHPDHKYLKATNIPKFNDFSDFYVYADEDTGALIAREVAAQQSVSWGNGTHTAAPVPVYAFGPEAITKKFSTMQHHTDLGQKMIDALIVE, from the coding sequence ATGAAAACACTCGCTAAACTTTCTGCCGCTGTTGTTGCGGCCAGTCTGATGGTTGCCTGTGGCAGCGATTCCAACTCTGAATCGGATGCCGATAAGGCACCACTGGTTAATAACGGCAAAGTAAAAAATCTGATCCTGATGATTGGTGATGGTATGGGCCCGCAGCAGGTGGGTTTACTGGAAGAATATGCGCGCCGCTCCCCGGCCAATGCAGCCAACATTAATAAGGTGACGGGTTTACAGAAGCTCGCGGAAGGCGGCGCTCTGGGACTATCCATGACGGCTCCTATGGGTGCAAATCCGGGATTAATTGTTGATTCTGCATGTTCTGCCACGCAGTTAGCGACCGGTAAAGGTTCGATTTCTGAAGCCGTGGGTCTGGATGACCAGGGTAATAAAGTCGAGACCATTCTGGAAAAAGCCATGAAAATGGGTAAAGCAACGGGTCTGATTACTGATACTCGACTGACTCACGCAACCCCGGCTGGTTTCGCGTCTCACCGTCCACATCGTTCGATGGAAAATGAAATAGCGGAAGACCTGCTGGACGCTGGTGTTGATGTACTGCTCGGTGGTGGCTCTCGTCATTGGGCGCCGAACGTTGACGACTTTGGTGCGCTGGCAGCTGAATTAAATGCGCCAACCCATGTGATTAAAAAGTCAAAGCGCAGCGCCGACGATGACCGTAATCTGTTTAACGAAGCAAAAAGTGCGGGTTACGCTCTGGCGTTTGATAAAACTCAAATGGCATCCGTTAAGCAAGGCAAGTTGTTAGGTTTATTTGATGATTCAGCGATGAATGATGGTATCGAATACACCGCTTGTAAAAATACCACGGCTCCGGAAGCTGGCAGCAAATGCGCGGATGAACCGTCACTGGTAGAAATGACCAAAAAAGCGCTGGATATTTTATCGCAGGACCCGGACGGCTTCTTCCTGATGATCGAAGGCGGTCAGATTGACTGGGCAGGGCACATTAATGATACCGGTTGGTTATTGCACGAAATGCTGAAGTTTGATGAGGCAGTGCAAGCGGTTCATGAATGGGTTGCCGAGCGTGATGACACGTTGGTGGTGGTAACAGCTGACCATGAAACCGGTGGTTTTGGTTTTGCTTACCACAAACATGAAATTCCTGAAGCGAAAACTCTGGCGGGCGACGGCATGGTCAACGCGGATGGTAGCGACCGTGCGTATAAGCCTCAGTATAACTTTGGCGCACTGGCGACTCTCGATAAGATCTACGCTCAGGAGCGTTCTTTTTACGATATCCTGAGTTCCGTAAACGGTGACTGGGATTTCTCGAATACCACTGCCGCGGCCTGGGTTGAAGAAGTCAATAAAAGCATGCACGCTGATTTCCACATCAGCAATGAATCCGGTGAACGTATTGCTGCACGTTATGATGTGCCGGCAGAAGACGTTCACCCAGATCATAAATACCTGAAAGCGACCAACATTCCGAAGTTTAATGATTTCTCTGACTTCTATGTTTACGCTGACGAAGACACCGGTGCCTTAATTGCGCGTGAAGTTGCGGCCCAGCAAAGCGTTTCCTGGGGTAACGGTACTCACACCGCAGCGCCAGTACCGGTATACGCATTTGGTCCCGAGGCAATTACCAAAAAGTTCTCGACCATGCAGCATCACACAGATCTGGGTCAGAAAATGATCGATGCCTTGATTGTGGAATAA
- a CDS encoding NUDIX domain-containing protein, which translates to MEFAECVSFILIQDGAVLVEKRRSDKEFDPSLLMVPGGHMEAGEDQLETLARELEEELNIEARSAGYVCSLVHTAESDSASEVQRLHYYLVSDWRGDIEALEAEAVYWLNLDELSQLDAEPDRIAVAEACRLYVS; encoded by the coding sequence ATGGAGTTTGCCGAATGTGTATCGTTTATTCTGATTCAGGACGGTGCGGTACTGGTTGAAAAGCGTCGCAGCGATAAAGAATTTGATCCGTCGCTGCTCATGGTTCCTGGTGGCCACATGGAAGCGGGCGAAGACCAGCTGGAGACGCTGGCGCGCGAGCTTGAAGAAGAACTGAATATTGAAGCGCGATCCGCCGGTTATGTTTGTTCGCTGGTACACACGGCCGAATCGGATTCTGCATCGGAAGTGCAACGTTTGCATTATTATCTGGTGAGTGATTGGCGGGGCGATATCGAAGCGCTGGAGGCCGAGGCGGTGTATTGGCTGAACCTCGATGAATTATCACAACTGGATGCCGAACCGGATCGTATTGCCGTTGCAGAAGCCTGCCGTTTGTATGTGTCCTGA